One window from the genome of Andrena cerasifolii isolate SP2316 chromosome 3, iyAndCera1_principal, whole genome shotgun sequence encodes:
- the LOC143367233 gene encoding trypsin-7, whose amino-acid sequence MHVVLLLVAIGCSALGTDSILISDYRGRIVPQSARSPGSPESRIIGGEKAAIEKYPFAVSLQNNGTFFGHEVEHFCGGGIVGEKWIITSAQCALRIHLKSFHVRAGAACYYQGGDVYDVQGVTIHPAFNEINYDYDVGLVELSRKIEFDSTKRPIKLPELHSEIQNGAQVQVLGWGVSELLGPVSEELLCSTMQKINNEDCQQTSGGDLLTHRMLCALSDTSSACVGDSGSPLVFNDTLFGIASWSRSCAFHYPTAYTAISEVRDWIIEVTGVL is encoded by the exons ATGCATGTGGTACTGTTGCTAGTGGCCATCGGGTGTTCGGCGCTCGGGACGGATTCCATACTGATAA GCGATTATCGAGGAAGAATCGTCCCGCAGTCAGCGCGATCCCCGGGCTCACCGGAATCCAGGATTATCGGAGGAGAGAAGGCCGCCATAGAGAAATATCCATTTGCG GTCTCGCTGCAGAACAATGGCACGTTTTTCGGCCACGAAGTCGAGCATTTCTGCGGCGGCGGTATCGTCGGGGAGAAGTGGATAATAACGTCGGCGCAGTGCGCTCTCAG GATACACCTGAAGAGCTTCCACGTGAGAGCCGGCGCGGCCTGTTACTACCAAGGCGGTGACGTTTACGACGTCCAAGGCGTCACGATTCACCCAGCCTTTAACGAAATTAATTACGACTACGACGTCGGCCTCGTCGAG CTCTCCAGGAAAATCGAGTTTGACTCTACCAAGCGACCGATAAAATTGCCAGAATTGCACTCCGAGATCCAGAACGGTGCCCAGGTTCAAGTTCTCGGCTGGGGCGTATCCGAG TTATTAGGTCCCGTCTCGGAGGAACTTTTATGCAGCACCATGCAGAAAATTAATAACGAGGACTGCCAGCAAACTAGCGGAGGTGACTTATTAACGCACAGAATGTTATGCGCCTTATCAGACACCTCGAGCGCCTGCGTCGGGGATTCTGGCTCGCCCCTCGTCTTCAATGACACTCTCTTCG GCATAGCATCGTGGAGTCGGTCCTGCGCATTCCACTACCCAACAGCTTACACAGCCATATCAGAAGTCAGGGACTGGATCATCGAAGTGACTGGTGTACTTTAA
- the LOC143366759 gene encoding hypodermin-A isoform X2, whose product MLSNALLPLLLAICVIATANCYSPRIIGGSNTSIDMFPYQVSIHDKGEFKCGGSMISKNWVLTAAHCVSRSRAADLNIRVHSTYSDRGGTLIDNVKQIKIHQDYSPSTLEYDAALIELGSPIPYPSPVDLADTTTVVTTGSNAVVTGWGATTGDSGGPLVLNGAQIGIVSWGLECAKPGYPGVYTRVSAIRRWIKTVTMV is encoded by the exons ATGCTGTCCAACGCGTTGCTCCCGTTGCTCCTCGCGATCTGCGTGATCGCGACCGCGAACTGCTATAGCCCTAGGATCATAGGAGGGAGCAACACGAGCATCGACATGTTCCCGTATCAA GTGTCCATTCACGACAAGGGCGAGTTCAAATGCGGGGGCTCCATGATCAGTAAAAACTGGGTGCTAACGGCCGCGCATTGCGTCTCCAG ATCTAGAGCAGCGGATTTAAATATTCGCGTCCACAGTACTTATAGCGACAGGGGGGGTACGTTGATTGACAAtgtgaaacaaataaaaattcatcagGACTACAGTCCCAGCACTTTGGAGTACGACGCTGCTTTGATTGAG CTGGGGTCGCCGATACCGTACCCGTCGCCTGTCGACCTGGCGGATACTACGACCGTCGTGACGACCGGAAGTAACGCGGTGGTGACCGGATGGGGCGCGACCACG GGGGACTCAGGAGGGCCGCTGGTGCTGAATGGTGCTCAAATTGGAATCGTGTCCTGGGGCCTGGAGTGCGCCAAGCCTGGCTACCCTGGCGTGTACACGCGAGTGTCTGCCATACGACGTTGGATAAAGACGGTGACGATGGTGTAG
- the LOC143366759 gene encoding trypsin-7 isoform X1: MLSNALLPLLLAICVIATANCYSPRIIGGSNTSIDMFPYQVSIHDKGEFKCGGSMISKNWVLTAAHCVSRSRAADLNIRVHSTYSDRGGTLIDNVKQIKIHQDYSPSTLEYDAALIELGSPIPYPSPVDLADTTTVVTTGSNAVVTGWGATTNPGPKSDVLQTLAMPIVDQAKCRDIFNGVHSVTNVMLCAGSLSGGKDVCRGDSGGPLVLNGAQIGIVSWGLECAKPGYPGVYTRVSAIRRWIKTVTMV, translated from the exons ATGCTGTCCAACGCGTTGCTCCCGTTGCTCCTCGCGATCTGCGTGATCGCGACCGCGAACTGCTATAGCCCTAGGATCATAGGAGGGAGCAACACGAGCATCGACATGTTCCCGTATCAA GTGTCCATTCACGACAAGGGCGAGTTCAAATGCGGGGGCTCCATGATCAGTAAAAACTGGGTGCTAACGGCCGCGCATTGCGTCTCCAG ATCTAGAGCAGCGGATTTAAATATTCGCGTCCACAGTACTTATAGCGACAGGGGGGGTACGTTGATTGACAAtgtgaaacaaataaaaattcatcagGACTACAGTCCCAGCACTTTGGAGTACGACGCTGCTTTGATTGAG CTGGGGTCGCCGATACCGTACCCGTCGCCTGTCGACCTGGCGGATACTACGACCGTCGTGACGACCGGAAGTAACGCGGTGGTGACCGGATGGGGCGCGACCACG AATCCGGGCCCGAAGTCCGACGTCCTCCAGACCCTGGCGATGCCCATCGTTGATCAGGCCAAGTGCAGGGATATCTTCAATGGCGTGCACTCGGTGACCAATGTGATGCTGTGCGCGGGCAGTTTGTCCGGTGGCAAGGATGTTTGCCGG GGGGACTCAGGAGGGCCGCTGGTGCTGAATGGTGCTCAAATTGGAATCGTGTCCTGGGGCCTGGAGTGCGCCAAGCCTGGCTACCCTGGCGTGTACACGCGAGTGTCTGCCATACGACGTTGGATAAAGACGGTGACGATGGTGTAG